In Anopheles gambiae chromosome 2, idAnoGambNW_F1_1, whole genome shotgun sequence, a single window of DNA contains:
- the LOC1273621 gene encoding brain tumor protein isoform X1, translated as MTLAEMYSFSTSSKSGANSGGSSLVSSTTSSSGGSSTVSTSSIVGGEVAVTAASASVGATIQSMVASVVADPPELVAGAVERTPGAGCLPAVSSAAATSTALTSSAAVAILQQAPPASGAVLSASPRADQLVPKLGGPSPNNSSSSVCSNGSSTSSGMFPEVFKLDDMLELENVGNGALSENGSTGGDFQLDNSSLSDLMEQDCTLCKNKFTSPRVLSCLHVFCESCLDKLLAEGAGDKGLDGGNGGTIVCTICKQATPTGPKGAAGLHQDYILSNVLDLSTIEPALLACTSCKSKEMAISRCNDCANFLCASCEYAHQHMRCFEDHKVVQLADLRKSAEKVAIHKPLYCPVHSMENLKYYCFNCQTPVCNECLIGDHKGSEHNYHIISDAEKPMRQELECSMREAKSKIEYCNQATSKLESSLHDLQSQYETARGLINESYQSCKAVLEQCRENALKNLEKLHSERELKIMDLYDNVAKSVEKIEVAAKYARKVVDQANGPEMLSMKSMICAQLNQVMVTAPKVDVSFSIEFQSNYEKFEQLVPELFGKFRTESSLPVSVNETTPSPTLPGVPIMVADAHHQPVNGGCGLSQGPLTASVTASSPISLPTSMQSSFDGDISTLGTTYMLPNVLTPEPATGAANIAGPPNALSAGTPSPGVVVGTGPATTLPGLSSIAEYNLHRLANLAGETASNDLTDSIVPVVNSNPTTGPAGGATPNFTLADLISGNQHAIQALAKYSMGGQDMSNGAMLSAHPSLDSVPMMSDFPGVLPGSTSPILPVPPNMPNIDGPGMNGAGSDMAMSRFQPSMCVNGRTKATPMQIRTKFGSLGQTKGQFNSPHGFCLGVDEEIVVADTNNHRIEIFEKNGTFKFSFGVPGKEEGQLFYPRKVAVMRTSAKFVVCDRGNERSRMQIFSKNGHFIKKIAIRYIDIVAGLAVTNKGLIVAVDSVSPTVFIICEDGNLIHWFDCSDFMREPSDIAINGTDFFVCDFKGHCVAVFSEEGTFKYRIGSEKITCFPNGIDISDAGDVLIGDSHGNRFHVACYSKDGQLQSEFECPYVKVSRCCGLKITSEGYVVTLAKNNHHVLVLNTLYIQ; from the exons ATGACGCTTGCTGAGATGTACTCTTTCTCGACCAGTAGTAAATCCGGTGCGAACAGCGGCGGAAGTTCGCTAGTGTCGTCGACGACCTCATCGTCCGGTGGTTCGTCGACCGTATCGACGTCGTCGATCGTCGGCGGAGAAGTGGCCGTTACCGCTGCGTCCGCGTCCGTTGGGGCTACGATTCAATCGATGGTTGCGTCGGTGGTGGCCGACCCTCCGGAGCTGGTCGCTGGTGCTGTGGAGCGTACGCCGGGCGCCGGTTGCCTGCCGGCCGTGTCGAGTGCGGCTGCCACGTCGACGGCGCTCACGAGCTCGGCCGCGGTTGCGATCCTACAGCAAGCGCCGCCAGCCAGCGGTGCCGTGTTGTCGGCCTCTCCGCGCGCGGATCAGCTCGTGCCGAAGTTGGGCGGACCGTCGccgaacaacagcagcagcagcgtgtgcaGCAACggtagcagcaccagcagcggcaTGTTTCCCGAGGTGTTCAAGCTGGACGACATGCTGGAGCTCGAGAACGTGGGCAATGGTGCGCTGAGCGAGAATGGCAGCACCGGCGGTGACTTTCAGCTCGACAACAGCTCCCTGTCGGATTTGATGGAGCAGGACTGCACGCTTTGCAA GAATAAATTCACTTCGCCCCGCGTGCTCTCCTGCCTGCACGTGTTCTGCGAAAGCTGCCTGGACAAGCTGCTGGCGGAGGGTGCCGGCGACAAGGGTCTCGATGGCGGGAATGGCGGCACGATCGTTTGCACCATCTGCAAACAGGCGACTCCCACCGGTCCGAAGGGTGCCGCCGGGCTGCATCAGGATTACATTCTGAGCAACGTGCTCGATCTGTCCACCATCGAGCCGGCGCTGCTGGCGTGCACCTCGTGCAAGAGCAAGGAGATGGCGATCTCCCGCTGCAACGACTGTGCCAACTTCCTGTGCGCCAGCTGCGAGTATGCGCACCAGCACATGCGCTGCTTCGAGGACCACAAGGTGGTGCAGCTGGCCGATCTGCGCAAATCGGCGGAGAAGGTGGCCATTCACAAGCCGCTCTACTGTCCGGTGCACTCGATGGAAAATCTGAAGTACTACTGCTTCAACTGTCAGACGCCGGTGTGCAATGAGTGTTTGATCGGCGATCATAAAGGTAGCGAACATAACTACCACATCATCAGCGACGCCGAGAAGCCGATGCGCCAGGAGCTGGAGTGTTCGATGCGCGAGGCAAAGTCGAAGATCGAGTACTGCAATCAGGCGACGAGCAAGCTGGAATCGTCCCTGCACGACCTGCAGAGCCAGTACGAGACGGCGCGCGGCCTCATCAACGAGTCGTACCAGAGCTGCAAAGCGGTGCTGGAGCAGTGCCGGGAGAATGCGCTGAAAAATCTGGAAAAGCTGCACTCCGAGCGCGAGCTGAAAATCATGGACCTGTACGACAACGTGGCGAAATCGGTGGAGAAAATCGAGGTCGCTGCCAAGTACGCCCGCAAGGTGGTGGATCAAGCGAACGGGCCGGAAATGCTGAGCATGAAGAGCATGATATGCGCCCAGCTGAACCAGGTCATGGTCACCGCGCCGAAGGTGGATGTCAGCTTCTCGATCGAGTTCCAGAGCAACTACGAGAAGTTCGAGCAGCTCGTGCCGGAACTGTTCGGCAAGTTCCGCACCGAATCGTCGCTGCCGGTCAGCGTGAACGAAACGACCCCCTCGCCCACGCTCCCGGGCGTGCCGATCATGGTGGCCGATGCGCACCACCAGCCGGTGAACGGTGGCTGCGGGCTTAGCCAGGGTCCGCTGACCGCGTCGGTAACGGCGAGCAGTCCGATCTCGCTGCCAACGTCGATGCAATCGTCCTTCGACGGCGACATTTCGACGCTCGGCACCACGTACATGCTGCCGAACGTGCTGACCCCGGAACCGGCGACCGGTGCGGCCAACATTGCCGGCCCGCCCAATGCGCTGAGTGCCGGCACACCGTCGCCGGGCGTGGTCGTCGGTACCGGTCCCGCCACCACCCTGCCCGGGCTGTCCAGCATCGCCGAGTATAATCTTCACCGGCTGGCAAATCTGGCCGGCGAGACGGCGTCGAACGATCTGACCGATTCGATTGTGCCGGTGGTGAACAGCAACCCTACCACCGGGCCGGCCGGTGGGGCCACGCCCAACTTTACGCTGGCCGACCTGATCTCCGGCAACCAGCACGCGATCCAGGCGCTCGCGAAGTACTCGATGGGCGGCCAGGACATGAGCAACGGTGCGATGCTTTCGGCCCACCCGAGCCTGGACAGTGTACCGATGATGAGCGATTTCCCCGGCGTGCTGCCGGGCTCGACATCTCCTATCCTGCCCGTTCCACCGAACATGCCAAACATAGATGGACCAGGAATGAATGGGGCTGGTAGCGATATGGCCATGAGCCGCTTCCAGCCATCGATGTGTGTGAATGGGCGTACGAAGGCCACGCCGATGCAGATTCGGACCAAGTTCGGCTCGCTCGGGCAAACGAAGGGCCAGTTCAACTCGCCGCACGGTTTCTGTCTCGGTGTGGACGAGGAAATCGTGGTGGCCGATACGAACAATCATCGCATCGAGATATTCGAAAAGAACGGAACATTCAAGTTTTCGTTCGGCGTACCGGGCAAGGAGGAGGGTCAACTGTTTTACCCGCGCAAGGTGGCAGTGATGCGCACCAGTGCCAAGTTTGTCGTGTGCGATCGGGGCAACGAGCGCTCGCGGATGCAAATCTTTTCCAAGAACGGCCATTTCATCAAGAAGATCGCCATCAG ATACATCGATATCGTTGCTGGGTTGGCCGTTACAAACAAGGGGTTAATCGTAGCAGTGGACAGCGTCTCGCCGACCGTGTTCATCATTTGTGAGGATGGCAATCTCATCCATTGGTTTGATTGCAGCGACTTTATGCGCGAACCATCCGACATAGCTATTAATG GCACCGATTTCTTCGTGTGTGATTTCAAGGGACATTGCGTGGCCGTATTCTCCGAAGAAGGTACGTTCAAGTATCGTATCGGCAGTGAGAAGATTACCTGCTTCCCGAATGGTATCGATATATCCGATGCTGGAGACGTGCTGATTGGCGATTCGCACGGCAATCGCTTCCACGTCGCGTGCTATTCGAAGGATGGGCAACTGCAGTCTGAGTTCGAATGTCCCTATGTCAAG GTGTCACGATGCTGCGGTCTTAAAATTACCTCCGAGGGATATGTGGTAACTTTAGCGAAAAATAATCATCATGTCCTGGTACTGAATACGCTCTACATTCAGTGA
- the LOC1273621 gene encoding brain tumor protein isoform X2 — translation MVASVVADPPELVAGAVERTPGAGCLPAVSSAAATSTALTSSAAVAILQQAPPASGAVLSASPRADQLVPKLGGPSPNNSSSSVCSNGSSTSSGMFPEVFKLDDMLELENVGNGALSENGSTGGDFQLDNSSLSDLMEQDCTLCKNKFTSPRVLSCLHVFCESCLDKLLAEGAGDKGLDGGNGGTIVCTICKQATPTGPKGAAGLHQDYILSNVLDLSTIEPALLACTSCKSKEMAISRCNDCANFLCASCEYAHQHMRCFEDHKVVQLADLRKSAEKVAIHKPLYCPVHSMENLKYYCFNCQTPVCNECLIGDHKGSEHNYHIISDAEKPMRQELECSMREAKSKIEYCNQATSKLESSLHDLQSQYETARGLINESYQSCKAVLEQCRENALKNLEKLHSERELKIMDLYDNVAKSVEKIEVAAKYARKVVDQANGPEMLSMKSMICAQLNQVMVTAPKVDVSFSIEFQSNYEKFEQLVPELFGKFRTESSLPVSVNETTPSPTLPGVPIMVADAHHQPVNGGCGLSQGPLTASVTASSPISLPTSMQSSFDGDISTLGTTYMLPNVLTPEPATGAANIAGPPNALSAGTPSPGVVVGTGPATTLPGLSSIAEYNLHRLANLAGETASNDLTDSIVPVVNSNPTTGPAGGATPNFTLADLISGNQHAIQALAKYSMGGQDMSNGAMLSAHPSLDSVPMMSDFPGVLPGSTSPILPVPPNMPNIDGPGMNGAGSDMAMSRFQPSMCVNGRTKATPMQIRTKFGSLGQTKGQFNSPHGFCLGVDEEIVVADTNNHRIEIFEKNGTFKFSFGVPGKEEGQLFYPRKVAVMRTSAKFVVCDRGNERSRMQIFSKNGHFIKKIAIRYIDIVAGLAVTNKGLIVAVDSVSPTVFIICEDGNLIHWFDCSDFMREPSDIAINGTDFFVCDFKGHCVAVFSEEGTFKYRIGSEKITCFPNGIDISDAGDVLIGDSHGNRFHVACYSKDGQLQSEFECPYVKVSRCCGLKITSEGYVVTLAKNNHHVLVLNTLYIQ, via the exons ATGGTTGCGTCGGTGGTGGCCGACCCTCCGGAGCTGGTCGCTGGTGCTGTGGAGCGTACGCCGGGCGCCGGTTGCCTGCCGGCCGTGTCGAGTGCGGCTGCCACGTCGACGGCGCTCACGAGCTCGGCCGCGGTTGCGATCCTACAGCAAGCGCCGCCAGCCAGCGGTGCCGTGTTGTCGGCCTCTCCGCGCGCGGATCAGCTCGTGCCGAAGTTGGGCGGACCGTCGccgaacaacagcagcagcagcgtgtgcaGCAACggtagcagcaccagcagcggcaTGTTTCCCGAGGTGTTCAAGCTGGACGACATGCTGGAGCTCGAGAACGTGGGCAATGGTGCGCTGAGCGAGAATGGCAGCACCGGCGGTGACTTTCAGCTCGACAACAGCTCCCTGTCGGATTTGATGGAGCAGGACTGCACGCTTTGCAA GAATAAATTCACTTCGCCCCGCGTGCTCTCCTGCCTGCACGTGTTCTGCGAAAGCTGCCTGGACAAGCTGCTGGCGGAGGGTGCCGGCGACAAGGGTCTCGATGGCGGGAATGGCGGCACGATCGTTTGCACCATCTGCAAACAGGCGACTCCCACCGGTCCGAAGGGTGCCGCCGGGCTGCATCAGGATTACATTCTGAGCAACGTGCTCGATCTGTCCACCATCGAGCCGGCGCTGCTGGCGTGCACCTCGTGCAAGAGCAAGGAGATGGCGATCTCCCGCTGCAACGACTGTGCCAACTTCCTGTGCGCCAGCTGCGAGTATGCGCACCAGCACATGCGCTGCTTCGAGGACCACAAGGTGGTGCAGCTGGCCGATCTGCGCAAATCGGCGGAGAAGGTGGCCATTCACAAGCCGCTCTACTGTCCGGTGCACTCGATGGAAAATCTGAAGTACTACTGCTTCAACTGTCAGACGCCGGTGTGCAATGAGTGTTTGATCGGCGATCATAAAGGTAGCGAACATAACTACCACATCATCAGCGACGCCGAGAAGCCGATGCGCCAGGAGCTGGAGTGTTCGATGCGCGAGGCAAAGTCGAAGATCGAGTACTGCAATCAGGCGACGAGCAAGCTGGAATCGTCCCTGCACGACCTGCAGAGCCAGTACGAGACGGCGCGCGGCCTCATCAACGAGTCGTACCAGAGCTGCAAAGCGGTGCTGGAGCAGTGCCGGGAGAATGCGCTGAAAAATCTGGAAAAGCTGCACTCCGAGCGCGAGCTGAAAATCATGGACCTGTACGACAACGTGGCGAAATCGGTGGAGAAAATCGAGGTCGCTGCCAAGTACGCCCGCAAGGTGGTGGATCAAGCGAACGGGCCGGAAATGCTGAGCATGAAGAGCATGATATGCGCCCAGCTGAACCAGGTCATGGTCACCGCGCCGAAGGTGGATGTCAGCTTCTCGATCGAGTTCCAGAGCAACTACGAGAAGTTCGAGCAGCTCGTGCCGGAACTGTTCGGCAAGTTCCGCACCGAATCGTCGCTGCCGGTCAGCGTGAACGAAACGACCCCCTCGCCCACGCTCCCGGGCGTGCCGATCATGGTGGCCGATGCGCACCACCAGCCGGTGAACGGTGGCTGCGGGCTTAGCCAGGGTCCGCTGACCGCGTCGGTAACGGCGAGCAGTCCGATCTCGCTGCCAACGTCGATGCAATCGTCCTTCGACGGCGACATTTCGACGCTCGGCACCACGTACATGCTGCCGAACGTGCTGACCCCGGAACCGGCGACCGGTGCGGCCAACATTGCCGGCCCGCCCAATGCGCTGAGTGCCGGCACACCGTCGCCGGGCGTGGTCGTCGGTACCGGTCCCGCCACCACCCTGCCCGGGCTGTCCAGCATCGCCGAGTATAATCTTCACCGGCTGGCAAATCTGGCCGGCGAGACGGCGTCGAACGATCTGACCGATTCGATTGTGCCGGTGGTGAACAGCAACCCTACCACCGGGCCGGCCGGTGGGGCCACGCCCAACTTTACGCTGGCCGACCTGATCTCCGGCAACCAGCACGCGATCCAGGCGCTCGCGAAGTACTCGATGGGCGGCCAGGACATGAGCAACGGTGCGATGCTTTCGGCCCACCCGAGCCTGGACAGTGTACCGATGATGAGCGATTTCCCCGGCGTGCTGCCGGGCTCGACATCTCCTATCCTGCCCGTTCCACCGAACATGCCAAACATAGATGGACCAGGAATGAATGGGGCTGGTAGCGATATGGCCATGAGCCGCTTCCAGCCATCGATGTGTGTGAATGGGCGTACGAAGGCCACGCCGATGCAGATTCGGACCAAGTTCGGCTCGCTCGGGCAAACGAAGGGCCAGTTCAACTCGCCGCACGGTTTCTGTCTCGGTGTGGACGAGGAAATCGTGGTGGCCGATACGAACAATCATCGCATCGAGATATTCGAAAAGAACGGAACATTCAAGTTTTCGTTCGGCGTACCGGGCAAGGAGGAGGGTCAACTGTTTTACCCGCGCAAGGTGGCAGTGATGCGCACCAGTGCCAAGTTTGTCGTGTGCGATCGGGGCAACGAGCGCTCGCGGATGCAAATCTTTTCCAAGAACGGCCATTTCATCAAGAAGATCGCCATCAG ATACATCGATATCGTTGCTGGGTTGGCCGTTACAAACAAGGGGTTAATCGTAGCAGTGGACAGCGTCTCGCCGACCGTGTTCATCATTTGTGAGGATGGCAATCTCATCCATTGGTTTGATTGCAGCGACTTTATGCGCGAACCATCCGACATAGCTATTAATG GCACCGATTTCTTCGTGTGTGATTTCAAGGGACATTGCGTGGCCGTATTCTCCGAAGAAGGTACGTTCAAGTATCGTATCGGCAGTGAGAAGATTACCTGCTTCCCGAATGGTATCGATATATCCGATGCTGGAGACGTGCTGATTGGCGATTCGCACGGCAATCGCTTCCACGTCGCGTGCTATTCGAAGGATGGGCAACTGCAGTCTGAGTTCGAATGTCCCTATGTCAAG GTGTCACGATGCTGCGGTCTTAAAATTACCTCCGAGGGATATGTGGTAACTTTAGCGAAAAATAATCATCATGTCCTGGTACTGAATACGCTCTACATTCAGTGA